A single Osmerus mordax isolate fOsmMor3 chromosome 9, fOsmMor3.pri, whole genome shotgun sequence DNA region contains:
- the tyro3 gene encoding tyrosine-protein kinase receptor TYRO3, with amino-acid sequence MKIAHLIILFLVQSNQGSHGIRFTKNPTNLTVTQGNMVRLGCAIEGISEPEIVWMKDGEKLYSTDQMYITLEAHHWETFHSVKSVQQQDAGKYWCEVEFHSLTISSEPAWITVEGVPHFTLEPQDVATFPGVPFNLTCAAVGPPDPVDVLWRLGGVQQGDIGPSPSVFHVNGVNNSIKFYCEAKNARGISVSRTGTVHIKVLPSAPVGVQVVQVLENNVTLLWKPGFTGHSDLVSCSIQMSKRSGRRADLPDKLVAVPPYQLALKGLTSHANYSARLRCSNEVGTSPFSPWVDFKTPEAVPSVAPRNLTFDLTEQRLSLNWAELNVEELQGKLLAYKVQWNLGGEGQEALLFKENVAHLSGGGRFFNATFQVSACTVAGCGPWSQPVLVMPASAVQAQTQRGHMWVGLLLGLLVATMVGLLLTVLVHRRGKETQFGSVFKAPGTVNSVSFTAARSFNRQCPELQESTLDSLGINEDLKAKLQDVLIPERLLTLGHMLGKGEFGSVREAFLKMEDSSVQKVAVKVLKSDINSSTDIEQCLKEAAYMKDFHHPNVIQLIGVSLHRRHPQRLPIPMVILPFMKHGDLHTFLLLSRLGDEPFTLSLQMLIQFMLDIARGMEYLSSKSIIHRDLAARNCMLNESLTVCVADFGLSKKIYSGDYYRQGSVSKLPVKWIALESLADNVYTTQSDVWAFGVTMWEIMARGQTPYPGVENSEIYEYLIKGERLKQPPDCRADIYEIMHSCWSPVPKCRPSFQHLLDQLERLWASLSPGPLKEPLLYVNLEGEERMEQGAGAQDPEEPPPWGVPWQCVGMEEDEKDWLMVSSGAALAIGGDYRYIIGPCSTMEEEMEEDGRRAGESMDRLQREMKDEEDDAVINV; translated from the exons TGTTAAGTCAGTGCAGCAGCAGGATGCAGGGAAGTACTGGTGTGAGGTAGAGTTCCACAGCCTCACCATCTCCTCCGAACCAGCCTGGATCACTGTAGAAG GTGTCCCCCATTTCACATTGGAGCCCCAGGACGTGGCTACCTTCCCTGGGGTGCCCTTTAACCTGACCTGTGCTGCTGTGGGGCCCCCTGACCCGGTTGATGTTCTTTGGCGGCTTGGGGGGGTCCAGCAGGGAGACatcggcccctccccctctgtgttccATGTCAACG GTGTGAATAACAGCATTAAGTTCTACTGTGAAGCCAAGAATGCGAGAGGAATCTCTGTGTCGCGTACAGGCACTGTGCACATAAAAG ttctgcCATCAGCCCCTGTGGGTGTACAGGTGGTCCAGGTGCTGGAGAACAATGTCACGTTGTTATGGAAACCTGGCTTTACCGGCCACTCTGACCTAGTGTCCTGCAGCATACAG ATGTCTAAGCGGTCCGGTCGGAGGGCAGATCTCCCTGATAAGCTAGTGGCAGTGCCCCCCTACCAGTTGGCCCTCAAGGGGCTGACCAGCCATGCCAACTACAGCGCCAGGCTCCGCTGTTCCAACGAGGTGGgcacctcccccttctccccctgggTGGACTTCAAGACGCCAGAGGCAG TTCCCTCGGTTGCCCCCAGGAACCTGACTTTTGACCTGACGGAGCAGCGTCTGTCCTTGAACTGGGCGGAGCTGAATGTGGAGGAGTTACAGGGGAAGCTTCTGGCCTATAAGGTCCAGTGGAACCTTGGAGGGGAGGGCCAg GAGGCGCTGCTGTTCAAGGAGAACGTAGCCCACTTGTCTGGTGGAGGGCGTTTCTTCAACGCCACGTTCCAAGTGTCAGCCTGCACTGTGGCCGGCTGCGGTCCCTGGAGCCAACCCGTCCTCGTCATGCCAGCCTCGG CGGTGCAGGCACAGACCCAGCGGGGGCACATGTGGGTGGGGCTGCTGCTGGGGTTGCTGGTGGCAACCATGGTGGGGCTCCTGCTCACGGTTTTGGTTCACCGCCGAGGGAAGGAGACTCAGTTTGG GTCCGTGTTCAAGGCCCCGGGAACAGTGAACTCTGTCTCCTTCACCGCAGCACGCTCCTTCAACAGGCAGTGCCCAGAGCTGCAAGAATCCACCT TGGACAGTCTGGGGATCAACGAGGATCTGAAGGCCAAGCTCCAAGATGTCCTCATTCCTGAAAGACTGTTGACACTTGGACACATGCTGGGCaaag GTGAGTTTGGTTCGGTGCGTGAGGCATTCCTGAAAATGGAGGACAGCTCTGTGCAGAAGGTTGCTGTGAAGGTGCTTAAAT CCGACATCAACTCATCAACTGACATTGAGCAGTGTCTGAAGGAGGCGGCCTATATGAAGGACTTCCATCACCCCAACGTCATACAGCTGATTG gGGTGAGCCTTCACAGGCGTCACCCGCAGAGGTTACCCATCCCCATGGTGATCCTGCCCTTCATGAAGCATGGAGACCTGCACACCTTCCTGCTCTTGTCACGCCTAGGGGACGAGCCCTTT aCACTGTCTCTTCAGATGCTGATCCAGTTCATGCTGGACATCGCTCGGGGGATGGAGTACTTGAGCAGCAAGAGCATTATACACAGAGACCTGGCTGCACGCAACTGCAT GCTGAATGAGAGCCTGACGGTGTGTGTGGCGGACTTCGGTCTGTCAAAGAAGATCTACAGTGGCGACTACTACCGGCAGGGCTCTGTGTCTAAACTACCAGTCAAGTGGATCGCTCTGGAGAGCCTAGCTGACAACGTCTACACCACACAGAGTGACGtg TGGGCTTTTGGTGTGACCATGTGGGAAATCATGGCGCGGGGGCAGACCCCCTACCCTGGCGTGGAGAACTCTGAGATCTACGAGTACCTCATCAAGGGGGAGAGGCTCAAACAGCCTCCAGACTGCAGAGCCGATAT TTATGAGATCATGCACAGTTGTTGGAGCCCTGTGCCCAAGTGTCGGCCTAGCTTCCAGCACCTGCTTGACCAGCTGGAACGGCTGTGGGCCAGCCTGTCCCCTGGGCCCCTCAAAGAGCCTCTGCTCTACGTCAacctggaaggggaggagcggatggagcagggggctggggcCCAGGACCCCGAGGAGCCGCCCCCCTGGGGGGTGCCCTGGCAGTGCGTGGGCATGGAGGAGGACGAAAAGGACTGGCTGATGGTGTCATCTGGGGCGGCCCTGGCTATTGGTGGAGACTACCGTTACATCATTGGTCCTTGTAGCACcatggaggaagagatggaggaggatgggaggagagcaggggaatcCATGGACAGGttgcagagagagatgaaggacgAAGAGGATGATGCTGTCATTAACGTGTGA